Proteins co-encoded in one Sulfurimonas sp. HSL1-2 genomic window:
- a CDS encoding NAD(P)H-hydrate dehydratase, producing the protein MQNLFDEVDSLDRRCYNSYGLSEELLMEHAAEAMAVAVRGRFAAGSRVVIVCGPGNNGADGLALARLLHGTYGVEVVLPLEVKSPMARVQFERLEKLGVPVVNAITPCDVLVDALFGSGLGRPLGSGIIGMIKLMNAMSAFKLACDMPTGLRTGGGCDAAVFRADLTVTMGALKRGMFSDAAKNAVGEIIVAELGVSRALYERESNWKLLDRSDLRLPLRDEPDVHKGSFGHLGIVCGEKSGAAVIAGKAALRFGAGLVTLLSNEEVAIPYELMQSHLRPATVNAVAIGMGLGQEFAEQELRERIDDDIPLVCDADIFAHPMLGELLKRKRIVLTPHPKEFTTLLSRTGIATTDVRGLQLNRFGFVEAFCHAYPDAVLLLKGANVIIGQGERFYVNPHGTNVLAKGGSGDVLSGLIGALLAQGYTPLDAAVHASLAHTEVAARYEKQPYALTPDDLIEGVCRL; encoded by the coding sequence ATGCAGAACCTATTCGATGAAGTAGACTCCCTGGACAGACGCTGTTACAACAGCTACGGACTCAGCGAAGAGCTGCTGATGGAGCATGCCGCCGAGGCGATGGCGGTCGCGGTGCGGGGACGTTTTGCCGCCGGCAGCCGCGTCGTCATCGTCTGCGGCCCCGGCAACAACGGTGCCGACGGGCTTGCACTGGCCCGATTGCTGCACGGTACCTACGGGGTGGAGGTCGTGCTGCCGCTGGAGGTGAAGTCGCCGATGGCCCGGGTGCAGTTCGAGCGCCTGGAGAAGCTGGGCGTGCCCGTGGTCAATGCAATCACCCCCTGCGACGTCCTGGTCGACGCGCTCTTCGGCAGCGGTCTGGGACGGCCGCTGGGGAGCGGGATCATCGGTATGATCAAGCTGATGAACGCCATGAGTGCTTTCAAACTCGCCTGTGACATGCCGACGGGCCTGCGCACGGGAGGCGGCTGCGACGCGGCGGTTTTCCGTGCCGACCTGACGGTGACGATGGGGGCGCTCAAGCGCGGCATGTTCAGCGACGCGGCCAAAAATGCGGTGGGCGAGATTATCGTAGCCGAGCTGGGCGTTTCACGTGCGCTGTACGAGCGGGAGAGCAACTGGAAACTGCTGGACCGCAGCGACCTGCGCCTGCCGCTGCGCGACGAACCGGACGTGCACAAGGGGAGTTTCGGGCATCTCGGCATCGTCTGCGGCGAAAAGAGCGGGGCGGCCGTCATCGCCGGCAAGGCGGCGCTGCGTTTCGGTGCCGGACTCGTGACGCTGCTCTCCAACGAGGAGGTCGCCATTCCTTATGAGCTGATGCAGTCGCATCTCCGCCCCGCAACGGTCAACGCCGTCGCCATCGGGATGGGACTGGGGCAGGAGTTCGCCGAACAGGAACTGCGGGAGCGGATCGACGATGATATCCCCCTGGTCTGCGACGCGGATATCTTTGCGCATCCGATGCTGGGGGAACTTCTGAAGCGCAAACGCATCGTCCTCACCCCGCACCCCAAAGAGTTTACCACCCTGCTGAGCCGTACGGGAATTGCCACGACCGATGTACGGGGTCTGCAGCTGAACCGTTTCGGCTTTGTCGAAGCCTTCTGTCATGCCTACCCCGACGCCGTGCTGCTGCTCAAAGGGGCCAATGTGATCATCGGACAGGGGGAACGGTTCTACGTCAACCCCCACGGCACCAACGTCCTGGCCAAAGGGGGCAGCGGCGACGTCCTTTCCGGACTTATCGGTGCTCTGCTGGCCCAGGGCTATACGCCGCTGGACGCTGCCGTTCATGCCTCCCTGGCGCATACCGAAGTCGCTGCACGTTATGAAAAACAGCCCTACGCGCTGACGCCGGACGATCTCATCGAAGGGGTCTGCCGTCTATGA
- a CDS encoding DUF309 domain-containing protein has product MLTREYASAFVACLNEERYYDAHEALEELWFPLRTQKTPEILLLKGLINASVSFELHKRGRPHKAPGPWGVYMKYREYLPQIGKQNPLYLELDDAVHAVQRRLSA; this is encoded by the coding sequence ATGCTGACACGTGAATACGCCAGCGCGTTTGTCGCCTGCCTGAACGAGGAGCGCTATTACGATGCGCATGAGGCCCTCGAGGAGCTCTGGTTTCCGCTGCGCACGCAGAAGACGCCGGAGATCCTGCTGCTCAAGGGGCTGATCAACGCCAGTGTCAGTTTCGAACTGCACAAGCGCGGCCGGCCGCACAAAGCGCCCGGACCGTGGGGCGTCTACATGAAGTACCGCGAATACCTGCCGCAGATCGGCAAGCAGAACCCGCTCTATCTCGAGCTTGACGATGCCGTCCATGCGGTCCAAAGGAGACTCAGTGCCTGA
- a CDS encoding NAD(P)H-dependent oxidoreductase — translation MPEFADAMAFRHACKRFREQKIPEGTFEQILEFGRMSPSSFGMEPWRFIVVTDTALREALRPLCWNQPQITESSHLLIITADNECIKPGTEYVRAMFARRGLPEEAYERYLGVYANHMGPQFHTREAIEAWTHKQCYLAAANMMTGAASLGIDSCPIEGFEKEKVEAELSLEPARSVALIIAFGYRLNPQPEHYRLDLDTIVERR, via the coding sequence GTGCCTGAATTTGCCGATGCGATGGCCTTCCGCCACGCCTGCAAGCGCTTTAGGGAGCAGAAGATCCCCGAAGGGACCTTTGAACAGATCCTCGAATTCGGCCGGATGTCCCCCTCGTCGTTCGGCATGGAGCCGTGGCGCTTTATCGTCGTCACCGACACGGCCCTGCGCGAAGCGCTGCGCCCGCTCTGCTGGAATCAGCCGCAGATCACCGAGAGCAGCCACCTGCTCATTATCACCGCGGACAACGAGTGTATCAAACCGGGCACGGAATACGTCCGGGCAATGTTCGCGCGCCGGGGGCTTCCCGAAGAGGCTTACGAGCGTTACCTCGGCGTGTACGCAAACCACATGGGCCCGCAGTTTCACACCCGCGAAGCGATCGAAGCATGGACGCACAAGCAGTGCTACCTGGCGGCGGCGAACATGATGACGGGCGCGGCGTCGCTCGGCATCGACAGCTGCCCCATCGAGGGGTTTGAAAAAGAGAAGGTCGAAGCGGAGCTTTCTCTGGAACCGGCCCGCTCCGTCGCCCTCATCATTGCCTTCGGCTACCGCCTGAACCCCCAGCCGGAGCACTATCGGCTCGACCTCGACACCATCGTCGAACGGCGGTGA
- the purN gene encoding phosphoribosylglycinamide formyltransferase → MKPRVVILFSGEGTNLQKLLEDLPPMGIEVAAAITNRPRAPGIKRAESFGVPVEVIDHTLYESREAFDAVLVERIEKYTPHLTVTAGFMRILTPVFTDRIRAVNIHPSLLPKYKGAKAIEQAYESGDIVCGVSVHWVTGELDGGTVIAQASFERTEAMDAAAFEAAVHDLEYELLPRTVADLLGGGDGLEAAVRTLA, encoded by the coding sequence ATGAAGCCGCGCGTTGTCATTCTGTTCAGCGGGGAGGGGACCAACCTCCAGAAACTGCTCGAAGACCTGCCTCCCATGGGCATAGAGGTGGCTGCCGCCATCACGAACCGGCCCCGGGCCCCGGGGATCAAGCGGGCGGAATCTTTCGGGGTCCCGGTGGAGGTGATCGACCATACGCTGTATGAGAGCCGCGAAGCGTTCGACGCCGTGCTCGTTGAGCGGATCGAGAAATACACGCCCCACCTGACAGTGACGGCGGGATTTATGCGCATTCTTACCCCCGTATTCACCGACCGTATCCGTGCCGTCAACATCCACCCCTCGCTGTTGCCTAAGTATAAAGGGGCGAAAGCGATCGAACAGGCCTACGAGAGCGGGGACATCGTCTGCGGCGTCAGCGTCCACTGGGTGACGGGGGAGCTTGACGGCGGTACCGTCATTGCACAGGCCTCGTTTGAGCGCACGGAGGCGATGGATGCGGCTGCTTTCGAAGCGGCCGTCCATGATCTTGAGTACGAACTGCTTCCCAGGACCGTTGCCGACCTGCTGGGCGGCGGGGATGGATTAGAGGCGGCCGTTAGGACTTTAGCGTAA